The following are encoded together in the Flavihumibacter fluvii genome:
- a CDS encoding GNAT family N-acetyltransferase: MAYDEFFQPGLQLRSDRVIMRVLQPDDLESLWAISQEPAIWTWFNRHLFIRSELETWVAEALLQQEQKIRCPFVVIDRLSDSIAGSTSLMSMSFPDRRIEIGSTWYGEDFRGTGINLHCKYLLLNYAFDTMDFERVEIKTDALNARSRAAILKLGMTQEGILRSHMQMPGNRRRDSVYYSLLKSEWPAAKESLLNRL, encoded by the coding sequence ATGGCCTACGACGAATTCTTTCAACCCGGACTACAATTGCGCAGCGATCGCGTGATTATGCGGGTGTTGCAACCCGATGACCTTGAAAGCCTTTGGGCTATTTCACAGGAGCCTGCCATTTGGACCTGGTTCAACCGGCACCTCTTTATCCGCAGTGAATTGGAAACCTGGGTGGCCGAAGCCCTGCTCCAGCAAGAACAAAAAATCCGTTGTCCATTTGTTGTCATAGACCGGCTGTCTGATTCTATCGCCGGAAGCACTAGTTTAATGAGTATGTCCTTTCCTGACCGCAGGATTGAAATCGGATCAACCTGGTATGGTGAAGATTTCAGGGGAACCGGCATTAACCTTCATTGCAAGTACCTCTTATTGAATTATGCCTTCGACACCATGGATTTTGAAAGGGTGGAAATTAAAACCGATGCCTTAAATGCCCGGTCCAGGGCGGCGATCCTTAAATTGGGCATGACCCAGGAGGGAATTTTAAGAAGCCACATGCAAATGCCTGGTAACCGGCGGCGTGACTCTGTCTACTATAGCCTGCTTAAATCAGAATGGCCTGCTGCAAAGGAATCATTACTGAACCGGCTCTGA
- a CDS encoding ribonuclease HII yields the protein MLAPYYQETLLEAGCDEAGRGCYAGPVFAAAVILPPGFNHPLLNDSKQVKAKDRYALRSSIEENALAWAVGKASEEEIDRINILQASWLAMHRAIEALQVRPGLLLIDGNRFRPYPFIQHQCIIKGDSLYRSIAAASILAKTYRDDHMLSLHQQFPQYGWKENKGYGTKIHRQAIEAYGLCVYHRKSFQIDPAKSEPVQ from the coding sequence ATGTTAGCGCCTTATTACCAGGAAACTTTATTGGAAGCCGGTTGTGATGAAGCAGGAAGAGGTTGTTATGCAGGTCCGGTTTTCGCCGCAGCAGTGATACTACCCCCAGGGTTTAACCACCCCTTGCTGAATGATTCAAAACAGGTAAAGGCAAAAGACCGGTATGCATTACGCAGCAGCATTGAAGAAAATGCGCTGGCCTGGGCAGTTGGAAAGGCTTCGGAAGAAGAGATCGACCGGATCAATATACTGCAGGCTTCCTGGCTGGCTATGCACCGGGCCATTGAAGCATTGCAGGTAAGACCTGGATTATTACTGATTGATGGCAATCGTTTCAGGCCTTATCCCTTTATTCAACATCAATGTATTATTAAAGGAGATAGCTTATACAGGTCTATTGCGGCTGCCAGTATTTTAGCCAAGACCTATCGTGATGACCATATGTTATCACTACACCAGCAATTTCCCCAATATGGCTGGAAAGAAAACAAAGGTTATGGCACTAAAATTCACCGCCAGGCGATTGAAGCATATGGACTATGTGTTTACCACAGGAAAAGTTTTCAGATCGATCCGGCAAAATCAGAGCCGGTTCAGTAA
- a CDS encoding cupin-like domain-containing protein — translation MLLNPVDVVDAIDPASFRKKYYDTMKPVVIKNMSKDWPASTKWDWDYFKSKVGSVNVGVYNNIKSDSRTPVNKADGYMLFGDYLDKVKQGPVELRIFLFNLFLHAPELVQDFSWPDELMTGFVKRFPMLFVGGAGSVTHMHFDIDMSHILHTQFMGRKRVLLFPFEEQHNLYRKPWEVLSFVNFEKYYDPVNSKLDIEQFPALQKARGYDIILEHGDTLFMPAGYWHHMEYIDSGFAMSLRALQNSMTGKLKGAWNLFGMRNIDTLMKRTAPEWWYNFKKSRTFDTANQ, via the coding sequence ATGTTGTTGAACCCGGTTGACGTGGTTGATGCAATTGACCCTGCATCTTTCAGAAAGAAATATTATGACACCATGAAGCCCGTGGTGATCAAAAATATGTCGAAGGATTGGCCTGCCAGTACAAAATGGGATTGGGATTATTTTAAATCAAAGGTTGGTAGCGTTAATGTGGGGGTGTACAATAATATTAAAAGTGATTCCCGCACCCCGGTAAATAAGGCGGATGGCTATATGCTTTTTGGTGATTACCTGGACAAGGTGAAACAAGGCCCGGTTGAACTGCGCATCTTCCTTTTCAACCTGTTCTTACATGCTCCAGAGCTGGTACAGGATTTTTCCTGGCCCGATGAATTGATGACCGGATTTGTAAAGCGATTTCCCATGTTGTTTGTTGGCGGTGCCGGTTCAGTAACACACATGCACTTTGATATTGATATGTCACATATCCTGCATACCCAATTCATGGGTCGAAAGCGGGTATTGCTTTTCCCCTTTGAAGAGCAACACAATTTATATCGAAAACCCTGGGAGGTGCTCAGTTTTGTGAATTTTGAGAAATACTATGACCCTGTTAACAGTAAACTGGATATAGAGCAATTCCCGGCCCTTCAGAAAGCCAGAGGATATGATATCATCCTGGAACATGGCGATACGTTGTTTATGCCTGCCGGCTACTGGCACCATATGGAATATATTGACAGTGGTTTTGCGATGAGTTTGCGGGCCCTTCAAAACTCTATGACCGGGAAATTAAAAGGCGCATGGAACCTCTTCGGCATGCGCAATATTGATACCCTCATGAAAAGAACAGCGCCGGAATGGTGGTATAATTTTAAAAAATCCAGGACTTTTGATACGGCAAACCAATAA
- a CDS encoding L-threonylcarbamoyladenylate synthase, translated as MLIHVHPDNPQPRAIKTIVETLQNGGVIIYPTDTIYGIGCDIFHPKAIERICRIKQVVPQKAQLSFICYDLSDLSKYTKTISTPLYRLLKSHLPGPYTFILPASREVPKILKSKKDTIGLRVPGNNIARTIVHELGRPILSASLPGDMIEEYTDPELMFENFRNQVDLVVDGGIGGWVPSTIIDCQQEPPEVLRQGAGIWEYEA; from the coding sequence ATGCTAATCCATGTGCATCCTGATAATCCCCAACCACGAGCCATTAAAACCATTGTCGAAACCTTGCAGAATGGGGGTGTCATTATTTACCCCACCGATACAATATACGGAATAGGCTGTGATATTTTCCATCCTAAAGCTATTGAACGTATTTGCCGGATTAAACAGGTTGTTCCGCAGAAGGCGCAGCTTTCCTTTATCTGTTATGACCTGAGTGACCTTAGCAAGTACACAAAAACCATTTCCACCCCGCTTTACCGCCTCCTGAAAAGCCATTTACCGGGCCCCTACACTTTTATTCTTCCGGCAAGCCGCGAAGTACCTAAAATCCTTAAAAGTAAAAAGGATACTATTGGCCTTAGGGTACCGGGAAATAATATCGCCAGGACTATTGTTCATGAATTGGGTCGCCCCATCCTGAGCGCCTCCTTACCTGGTGATATGATTGAAGAATATACAGACCCGGAGCTGATGTTCGAAAATTTCAGGAACCAGGTGGACCTGGTTGTCGATGGCGGTATTGGTGGCTGGGTACCTTCAACGATCATTGATTGCCAGCAGGAGCCGCCTGAAGTACTGCGGCAGGGGGCTGGCATTTGGGAATATGAAGCATAA
- a CDS encoding Crp/Fnr family transcriptional regulator — translation MVISEIQKLFPGFETGLLQEMEQHSEIREFRAGDELMKTGQYFRSTMLILNGLVKVYREDDQGNEFFMYYLEPGEACALSMVCALKQESSEIMAKAVKDTEVLAIPLNYMDQWMTRYRSWTNFVLGTYRARFEELLVTIDHIAFRAMDERLEFYLKKHQQTLQTNNIPLSHQEIADELNSSREVISRLLKKMEQLGKLRLHRNVIEIIQLSGLPTM, via the coding sequence ATGGTCATATCAGAAATACAAAAACTTTTCCCCGGATTCGAAACCGGGCTCCTGCAGGAAATGGAACAGCATAGCGAGATCCGGGAATTCAGGGCGGGAGATGAATTAATGAAAACCGGGCAGTATTTCAGGAGCACTATGCTTATCCTGAATGGATTGGTAAAAGTATACCGGGAAGACGACCAGGGTAACGAATTTTTCATGTACTACCTGGAGCCCGGTGAAGCTTGCGCACTAAGCATGGTCTGCGCCCTGAAACAGGAATCCAGCGAAATAATGGCCAAAGCTGTAAAGGATACGGAAGTTCTGGCCATCCCGCTGAATTATATGGACCAATGGATGACCCGCTACAGGTCCTGGACCAATTTTGTATTAGGCACTTACCGTGCCCGCTTTGAGGAATTGCTGGTCACTATTGACCATATCGCCTTTCGCGCCATGGATGAAAGACTTGAATTCTACCTGAAAAAACACCAGCAAACACTTCAAACCAATAACATCCCACTGAGTCACCAGGAGATCGCCGATGAGTTAAATTCTTCCCGTGAAGTGATTTCCCGCCTGCTCAAAAAAATGGAGCAGCTGGGCAAGCTTCGGCTCCATAGAAATGTCATTGAAATTATCCAGCTTTCCGGACTCCCCACTATGTGA